A section of the bacterium genome encodes:
- a CDS encoding DUF4215 domain-containing protein, translating into MSIAALIAFMAPGRAEAAVADPVPDTSSLSFPDTEVSVTSAGLTVILSKGTGSAVTIGTTTITGPNAANFAESVNTCNGATLSGAGTCIITVTFTPSSFGAKTATLTVPSDGPSTPLLVSLSGTGIGCGDGATQAGEDCDDGNTANGDCCDSTCQFESLGSACDDGSACTPTDECDGAGVCAGSGTTCGDGSLDGGCGEECDDSNTNSGDGCSSICIDEFCGDGSINDNLIPGTEECDDGGSNSDVNPDACRTNCKNPSCGDNVVDSGEDCDDGNLTDGDGCDGNCTTTACGNGIVTSGEDCDDGNLTDGDGCDSNCTATACGNGIATSGEACDDGNLTDGDGCSADCLSDESCGNGIIDSVAGETCDDGDTTTGDGCSSACAQETGFNCTGSPSACTSTCGDNVLASDEGCDDGDTTAGDGCSSACAQETGFNCTGNPSTCTSTCGDNVLASDEGCDDGNTASGDGCSSACTDEVPGSVCGNGIVETGETCDDGNLTEGDGCDASCQTEAPALPVCGNGVLEAGEECDDGGTVDGDGCSAACVDEVPGAECGNDIVETGEGCDDGNLTDGDGCSATCTTESKKDGGGCSLIR; encoded by the coding sequence TTGAGTATTGCTGCTCTGATCGCCTTCATGGCCCCCGGTCGGGCCGAAGCGGCGGTCGCAGATCCCGTACCCGATACTTCCAGCCTGAGCTTTCCGGATACGGAAGTGTCCGTGACCTCGGCGGGCTTGACGGTCATCCTTTCCAAGGGAACCGGCTCGGCGGTGACCATCGGCACCACCACCATCACCGGTCCCAACGCCGCGAACTTCGCCGAGTCGGTCAACACCTGCAACGGGGCCACGCTCTCGGGAGCCGGCACTTGCATCATCACGGTCACCTTCACACCGAGCAGTTTTGGGGCCAAGACGGCGACATTGACTGTCCCGTCCGACGGACCGAGCACCCCCCTTCTGGTTTCTCTCAGCGGCACGGGTATCGGCTGCGGGGACGGGGCCACCCAGGCCGGTGAAGATTGCGACGACGGCAACACCGCGAACGGCGACTGCTGCGATTCCACTTGCCAGTTTGAGTCGCTCGGAAGCGCCTGTGACGACGGCAGTGCCTGCACGCCGACGGACGAATGCGACGGCGCCGGCGTCTGCGCCGGCAGCGGCACGACCTGCGGCGATGGAAGCCTGGACGGGGGATGCGGGGAGGAGTGCGACGACAGCAACACGAACTCGGGAGACGGCTGCAGCAGCATCTGCATCGACGAGTTCTGCGGCGACGGATCCATCAACGACAACCTCATCCCCGGCACCGAGGAATGCGACGACGGAGGGAGTAACAGCGACGTGAACCCGGACGCCTGCCGAACGAACTGCAAGAATCCATCTTGCGGCGATAATGTTGTGGATTCAGGCGAAGACTGCGACGACGGCAACCTCACCGATGGGGACGGCTGCGACGGCAACTGCACCACGACCGCCTGCGGCAACGGCATCGTCACCTCGGGCGAAGACTGCGACGACGGCAACCTCACCGACGGGGACGGCTGCGACAGCAATTGCACCGCGACCGCCTGCGGCAACGGTATCGCCACCTCGGGCGAGGCCTGCGACGACGGCAACCTCACCGACGGTGACGGCTGTTCCGCCGATTGCCTCTCCGACGAAAGCTGCGGAAACGGCATCATAGACAGCGTCGCCGGCGAAACCTGCGACGACGGCGATACAACGACGGGCGACGGCTGCTCGTCCGCCTGTGCCCAGGAGACCGGCTTTAACTGCACCGGCAGCCCTTCCGCCTGCACCAGCACCTGCGGGGACAATGTCTTGGCATCGGACGAGGGATGCGACGACGGCGATACAACGGCAGGCGACGGTTGCTCCTCCGCCTGCGCCCAGGAGACCGGCTTTAACTGCACCGGCAACCCTTCTACCTGCACCAGCACCTGCGGGGACAATGTCTTGGCATCGGACGAGGGATGCGACGACGGGAACACGGCGAGCGGCGACGGTTGCTCCTCCGCATGCACGGACGAGGTTCCAGGCTCGGTCTGCGGCAACGGCATCGTCGAAACCGGCGAGACCTGCGACGACGGCAACCTCACCGAGGGTGACGGCTGCGACGCATCTTGCCAGACGGAAGCGCCCGCCCTTCCCGTCTGCGGAAACGGCGTTCTGGAGGCCGGCGAAGAGTGTGATGACGGGGGCACCGTCGACGGCGACGGTTGCAGTGCCGCCTGCGTCGATGAAGTGCCCGGAGCGGAGTGCGGTAACGACATCGTCGAGACCGGCGAGGGATGCGACGACGGCAACCTCACCGATGGGGACGGCTGCTCGGCCACCTGCACCACCGAATCGAAAAAGGACGGCGGCGGCTGCAGCCTGATCCGTTGA
- a CDS encoding aldolase/citrate lyase family protein — protein MPGVHPSKALFEGEKPFPIIPSCEHFAGSEKLITKAMELQNTKGGVFDITMDCEDGAPTGKEKEHAEMIVAMAKGPLNKHKMAGARIHDYTNKYWKQDVDILVGGAGNELAYVTIPKPTAASQVKEMIAYIQDVAKKNGIKREIPIHVLIETHGALKDVWQIAEMPWMQVLDFGLMDFVSGYHGAIPDSCMRSPGQFEHRLIARAKAELCAAALANGVIPAHNVTLDLKDFEKTKADATRARNEFGFLRMWSIYPTQIDAIVQAMTPDNSKVETGCKILLAAQEANWGPIQFEGELHDRATYRYYWELIQRIHVSGQKLPEAAEKAFFS, from the coding sequence ATGCCCGGCGTGCACCCGTCCAAGGCCCTCTTCGAGGGCGAAAAGCCCTTCCCGATCATCCCGTCCTGCGAGCACTTCGCGGGGTCGGAAAAGCTCATCACGAAGGCAATGGAACTGCAGAACACCAAGGGCGGCGTCTTCGACATCACCATGGACTGCGAGGACGGGGCGCCGACGGGGAAGGAAAAAGAGCACGCCGAGATGATCGTGGCGATGGCCAAGGGGCCGCTCAACAAGCACAAGATGGCGGGGGCCCGGATCCACGATTACACCAACAAGTATTGGAAGCAGGACGTCGACATCTTGGTCGGCGGCGCCGGGAACGAGCTCGCCTATGTCACGATCCCGAAGCCGACGGCGGCATCTCAGGTGAAGGAGATGATCGCCTACATCCAGGACGTTGCCAAAAAGAACGGGATCAAGCGCGAGATCCCCATTCACGTGTTGATCGAGACCCACGGCGCCTTGAAGGACGTCTGGCAGATCGCGGAGATGCCCTGGATGCAGGTCCTGGACTTCGGCCTGATGGACTTCGTCTCCGGCTATCACGGCGCGATCCCGGATTCGTGCATGCGATCCCCGGGCCAGTTCGAGCACAGGCTGATCGCCCGCGCCAAGGCCGAACTCTGCGCGGCGGCCCTCGCCAACGGCGTCATCCCCGCCCACAACGTCACATTGGACTTGAAGGACTTCGAGAAGACCAAGGCCGACGCCACCCGTGCCCGTAACGAGTTCGGGTTTCTCCGGATGTGGTCGATCTACCCCACGCAGATCGACGCCATCGTCCAGGCGATGACCCCGGACAACTCCAAGGTGGAGACGGGCTGCAAGATCCTCTTGGCCGCGCAGGAGGCCAACTGGGGCCCGATCCAGTTCGAGGGCGAGCTCCACGACCGCGCGACCTACCGGTATTATTGGGAGTTGATCCAAAGAATCCACGTCTCGGGGCAGAAGCTCCCCGAGGCCGCCGAGAAGGCTTTTTTCTCGTAA
- the mce gene encoding methylmalonyl-CoA epimerase, with protein MKFKKVDHIGIAVPNLDEAVKTYTALLGQAPDHFEEVAEQKARTAFFGVGETNLELLQSTSPDGPIGKYIEKNGGRGGLHHICIQVDDIEAVLKAYKAAGVQLIDEKPRIGAHGKKIAFVHPKSTGGLLLELSQPIDR; from the coding sequence ATGAAATTCAAAAAAGTCGACCACATCGGCATCGCCGTCCCCAACCTGGACGAGGCCGTCAAGACCTACACCGCCCTCCTGGGCCAGGCCCCCGATCACTTCGAGGAGGTCGCCGAGCAAAAGGCCAGGACCGCCTTTTTCGGCGTCGGAGAGACCAACCTGGAGCTTCTGCAATCCACGTCCCCGGACGGCCCGATCGGCAAGTACATCGAAAAGAACGGCGGGCGCGGCGGGCTTCACCACATCTGCATCCAGGTGGACGACATCGAGGCGGTGCTCAAGGCTTACAAGGCGGCAGGCGTCCAGTTGATCGACGAAAAACCGCGCATCGGCGCTCACGGCAAGAAAATCGCATTCGTCCATCCAAAATCCACCGGCGGGCTCTTGCTCGAACTGTCGCAACCCATCGATCGCTAG
- a CDS encoding acyl-CoA dehydrogenase family protein, which translates to MVAVAGRHLAQRAKDDKDPKEISTAKLDVFQTAAYDLAWMASEVYAAEQLAAYAAKNPGEVERALAEIFTAETVTSISQKLSYRFHEFGVDEPKLRETIWNIELTKDVEKVLTSENYTRVAKLISEKGGGTFALDDQHQMFRDTFRKFAEDNVAPVAEKVHRHDLLIPQDILKGLIELGCFGLSIPQKFGGFQDDAKPDNTSMAVVTEELSRGSLGVAGSLITRPEILSKAILKGGTEEQKAKWLPLLATGEKMAAVAATEPDYGSDVAGMKVTAARKDLNGKKGWVINGVKTWCTFAGFADSLMVLCRTDPDMSKKHRGMSILIAEKPRFEGHEFKYDQPTDQGGGHIEGKAIPTIGYRGMHSYEVAFENYWVPEENLIGGEAGLGKGFYLQMEGFAGGRLQTAARALGVMQAAFEAALRYSGERKVFNKPILDYQITQWKLVRMAALIQAARQATYHACRLMDEHKGQMEASLVKFYASKISEWVTREALQIHGGYGYAEEYAVSRYFVDARVFSIFEGAEEVLALRVIAPTLLKQYL; encoded by the coding sequence ATCGTTGCGGTGGCGGGACGCCATCTCGCGCAGCGCGCGAAGGACGATAAGGACCCGAAGGAGATCTCCACCGCCAAGCTCGACGTCTTCCAGACCGCCGCCTACGACCTGGCGTGGATGGCCTCCGAGGTCTACGCGGCCGAGCAGCTTGCCGCCTACGCCGCCAAGAATCCCGGCGAGGTCGAAAGGGCCTTGGCGGAAATCTTCACCGCCGAAACCGTCACGAGCATCTCGCAAAAACTCAGCTACCGCTTCCATGAATTCGGCGTCGACGAGCCCAAACTCCGCGAGACCATCTGGAATATCGAACTCACCAAGGACGTCGAAAAGGTCCTCACGTCGGAAAACTACACGCGCGTTGCGAAGCTCATTAGTGAGAAGGGCGGAGGAACCTTCGCCCTCGACGACCAGCATCAGATGTTCCGTGACACCTTCAGGAAGTTCGCGGAGGACAATGTCGCCCCGGTGGCCGAAAAGGTGCACCGCCATGACCTGCTCATCCCGCAGGACATCCTGAAGGGCCTGATCGAGTTGGGATGCTTCGGGCTCTCGATCCCCCAAAAGTTCGGCGGATTTCAGGACGACGCCAAGCCCGACAACACGAGCATGGCCGTTGTTACGGAAGAACTATCGCGAGGTTCCTTGGGCGTCGCGGGGAGCCTCATCACGCGACCCGAGATCCTTTCGAAGGCGATCCTCAAGGGCGGCACCGAGGAACAGAAGGCCAAGTGGCTCCCCTTGCTCGCCACCGGCGAGAAGATGGCGGCCGTGGCGGCGACCGAGCCCGACTACGGCAGCGACGTCGCCGGCATGAAGGTGACCGCAGCGCGCAAGGATCTCAACGGCAAGAAGGGATGGGTTATCAACGGCGTGAAGACCTGGTGCACGTTCGCCGGCTTCGCCGATTCGCTCATGGTCCTCTGCCGCACCGACCCCGACATGTCCAAGAAGCATCGCGGGATGTCGATCCTCATCGCCGAAAAGCCGCGCTTCGAGGGCCACGAATTCAAATACGACCAGCCGACGGACCAAGGCGGGGGCCACATCGAGGGCAAGGCCATCCCGACCATCGGTTACCGCGGCATGCACTCCTACGAGGTCGCCTTCGAAAATTACTGGGTGCCGGAGGAGAACCTGATCGGCGGCGAGGCGGGCCTGGGCAAGGGCTTCTACCTCCAAATGGAGGGCTTCGCCGGCGGACGGCTCCAGACGGCGGCCCGCGCCTTGGGCGTCATGCAGGCGGCCTTCGAGGCGGCCCTCCGTTACTCGGGCGAACGGAAGGTCTTCAACAAGCCCATCCTCGATTATCAGATCACGCAATGGAAGCTCGTCCGGATGGCCGCCCTGATCCAGGCCGCCCGCCAGGCGACGTATCACGCCTGCCGGTTGATGGACGAGCACAAGGGCCAGATGGAGGCGTCGTTGGTGAAGTTCTACGCCTCCAAGATCAGCGAATGGGTGACCCGCGAGGCCCTGCAGATCCACGGCGGCTACGGCTACGCGGAGGAGTACGCGGTCAGCCGGTACTTCGTCGACGCGCGCGTGTTCTCCATCTTCGAGGGGGCGGAAGAAGTCCTGGCGCTTCGGGTGATCGCGCCAACGCTGCTCAAACAATATCTGTAG
- a CDS encoding bile acid:sodium symporter family protein, giving the protein MKLLARLTTAFPLWVASASLVALWHPALFTWFTGPLLSIGLGIIMLGMGLTLAADDFSEVLKHPGRTLTGVVLQYTIMPTLGWSIASLFGLPAPFAVGLILVACCPGGTASNVVSYIARADVALSVTMTSITTLMAVVMTPALTAWLAGSRVDVPAAGLFWSTIQVVILPVAAGVLLRRFLPACTARIVPAAPLIAVVFITLIVASIIGAGREAILKAGIRLVGAVFSLHAGGFLLGYLGSLLIGRHEITARTISIEVGMQNSGLGVVLARQNFVDPLTAIPSAISSLFHSVIASALAGIWRWVTPDPRASKKSVDKS; this is encoded by the coding sequence ATGAAACTCCTGGCCCGCCTGACGACGGCCTTTCCCCTGTGGGTCGCGTCGGCAAGCCTCGTCGCGCTTTGGCATCCGGCCCTTTTCACCTGGTTTACGGGTCCCCTCCTTTCGATCGGCTTGGGCATCATCATGTTGGGCATGGGTCTCACGCTCGCGGCGGATGATTTTTCGGAGGTCTTGAAACATCCGGGACGGACGCTCACGGGCGTCGTCCTGCAGTATACGATCATGCCCACCCTCGGGTGGTCCATCGCCTCGCTCTTCGGCCTGCCCGCTCCCTTCGCCGTCGGACTGATCCTGGTCGCCTGCTGTCCGGGCGGAACGGCCTCGAACGTCGTTTCGTACATCGCGCGCGCGGACGTGGCCCTCTCGGTGACGATGACCTCGATCACGACCCTCATGGCCGTCGTGATGACGCCCGCCTTGACCGCCTGGCTCGCGGGAAGCCGCGTGGACGTCCCCGCAGCGGGCCTCTTTTGGAGCACGATCCAGGTGGTCATCCTGCCGGTGGCCGCCGGCGTCCTCCTGCGGCGCTTTCTGCCCGCATGCACGGCACGGATCGTCCCCGCGGCTCCCTTGATCGCCGTGGTCTTCATCACCTTGATCGTCGCGAGCATCATCGGGGCGGGGCGTGAGGCGATTCTCAAGGCGGGAATCCGCCTCGTCGGGGCCGTCTTTTCGCTCCACGCGGGGGGATTTCTCTTGGGCTACCTGGGGAGCCTCCTCATCGGGCGTCACGAGATCACCGCGCGGACGATCTCGATCGAGGTCGGCATGCAAAACTCCGGGCTGGGCGTCGTCCTGGCCCGCCAGAACTTCGTCGACCCCTTGACCGCGATCCCCTCGGCGATCTCCAGCCTCTTCCACTCGGTCATTGCCAGCGCCCTGGCCGGAATATGGAGATGGGTCACACCGGACCCAAGGGCGTCAAAAAAATCTGTGGATAAGTCCTAA
- a CDS encoding choice-of-anchor Q domain-containing protein: MKMNLFVPMILAILLPAAASAATFAVDRTDDNAAATACTAAANDCSLRGAVIAANAAAGDDVITLPAGTYTLTITGLNEDAAATGDLDILGNTTLNGAGAKTTIIDGNGTDRVLHVDPPVAGGVTVALSGLTIQNGHAVGSTTDGGGILNQGTLTLTNCALRNNAAGANGDGGGIYDDAGPFIACVNSTISGNSARDGGGILSRSATYTNCTVSGNTASEYGGGLVFSLSPTPDSAIVNSTITGNSAVTVGGGIDAFGSGVLTVKNSIVSDNSPQNCSVAVTSAGHNIDSGASCAFAATGDLSSTGPLLGPLENNGGPTLTHALLEGSPAIDAGTATGAPSTDQRGISRPADGNGDGTAAVDIGAFEVACGDGVLQTFAGEDCDDGNAVSGDGCSDACAVESGFTCTGSPSTCTATGGSTGGTTGGSTSGGGSGGCSLIPTKY, encoded by the coding sequence ATGAAGATGAACCTGTTTGTTCCCATGATCCTGGCCATTCTTCTGCCTGCCGCGGCTTCCGCGGCCACCTTCGCCGTCGACCGGACCGACGACAACGCCGCGGCGACCGCCTGCACCGCCGCCGCCAATGATTGCAGCCTCAGGGGAGCGGTCATCGCGGCGAACGCGGCCGCCGGCGACGACGTCATCACTCTTCCGGCGGGGACCTATACTCTCACGATCACGGGACTGAACGAGGATGCTGCCGCCACCGGCGACCTAGACATCCTAGGAAACACGACCCTCAACGGCGCCGGGGCGAAGACCACGATCATCGACGGCAATGGCACCGACCGTGTCCTTCACGTCGATCCTCCGGTCGCTGGCGGCGTCACCGTGGCTCTCTCGGGTCTCACGATCCAGAACGGCCATGCCGTGGGATCCACCACGGACGGAGGAGGCATCCTGAATCAAGGAACGCTGACTCTGACCAATTGCGCGCTCAGAAACAACGCGGCGGGCGCAAATGGTGATGGCGGAGGGATCTACGACGACGCCGGTCCCTTTATCGCCTGCGTGAATTCCACTATCAGCGGAAATTCGGCGCGGGACGGCGGGGGCATTCTCAGCCGGTCCGCGACCTATACGAACTGCACCGTCAGCGGAAACACCGCGAGCGAGTATGGCGGCGGGCTTGTCTTCTCACTGAGTCCGACACCCGATTCAGCGATCGTCAATTCGACCATCACCGGCAATAGCGCCGTCACCGTCGGGGGCGGCATCGACGCGTTCGGCAGCGGCGTGCTGACCGTCAAGAACTCGATCGTCAGCGATAACTCGCCTCAGAACTGCTCCGTCGCGGTCACGTCCGCCGGTCACAACATTGACAGCGGCGCCTCGTGTGCCTTCGCCGCGACCGGAGATCTATCCTCGACCGGTCCCCTGCTGGGGCCCCTTGAGAACAACGGCGGCCCCACGCTGACGCACGCCCTGCTGGAGGGCAGCCCCGCCATCGACGCGGGCACGGCGACGGGAGCGCCTTCCACCGATCAACGCGGCATCTCCCGTCCCGCGGACGGCAACGGCGACGGAACGGCGGCGGTCGATATCGGCGCCTTCGAAGTGGCCTGCGGCGACGGCGTGCTCCAAACCTTCGCCGGGGAAGACTGCGACGACGGGAACGCCGTCTCCGGCGACGGTTGTTCGGACGCCTGCGCGGTGGAAAGCGGCTTCACTTGCACCGGATCCCCTTCCACCTGCACGGCCACGGGAGGATCCACGGGAGGAACCACCGGAGGCTCAACCTCCGGCGGGGGCAGCGGGGGTTGCAGCCTGATCCCGACCAAATATTGA
- a CDS encoding choice-of-anchor Q domain-containing protein: MKIRFLTVFFGVLCFSLPARAAEFTVDTFFDLVDSFPGDGDCGGPLGLCSLRGAVMEANALAGTDVIHLPQGTYTLSIASTPDEDAGADGDLDVTEDVTIAGEGSAVTTINGNGSVLHERVIHVLPPTSNFTLSGVEVRNGDATTNGGSSQAGGGILIDGNIAATLTDVGLNDNNATAGGALLSGGPVTVTDSFVLSNTTVQSPAGIAAAQTLSLVNTIVEGNVGGGPLGGGVVGGGDVTIEGGSVSHNRLTSGTGGGVLRIGGGGNLHLRGVAIEDNQAGGGAGVTFQGTATIEDCDIRGNSATGTLQDGGGILAASGSSLTMTVGSVSDNSSTRNGGAIFMNGPLSLTDVVLDGNTAASGGGGIANASTDANTLTHVTLSNNAAAVGGGGVAVAGPLTLTESTVAGNSSANFGGGIYVLGVVAVEMTRSTIRDNQSGSQGGGAFLAVDTLAITDSTISGNKAYSGMGGGLLFSGTSATLTNVTVSDNLAATNGGGAGVNGAVDVVNSTFFGNEAAVSGGNIFNGGGISTLKNTILASAGSGGNCGGAITSGGNNIDDANTCAFSVTGDQHDTDPMLGPLADNGGLTFTHALLAGSPAIDRGTDSGAPDHDQRGFARPVDGDDDGTAATDVGAVEFDHCGDGAVGQGEECDDGNSDNDDTCTNACANAVCGDGFVQSGNSEACDDGNTAADDGCSDACAVESGFTCTGEPSVCTASGGTTGGGGGGGGGGGGCSLILP; the protein is encoded by the coding sequence GTGAAAATTCGATTTCTAACCGTCTTCTTCGGCGTGCTTTGCTTCAGCCTTCCCGCGCGGGCGGCCGAGTTCACCGTCGACACATTCTTCGACCTGGTCGATTCGTTTCCCGGGGACGGGGATTGCGGGGGTCCCTTGGGCCTTTGTTCGCTGCGGGGGGCCGTGATGGAGGCGAATGCCCTGGCCGGAACGGACGTCATCCACCTCCCTCAGGGAACTTACACTCTCTCCATCGCCTCCACCCCCGACGAGGACGCCGGCGCCGACGGGGATTTGGATGTCACCGAAGACGTAACGATTGCCGGCGAGGGATCCGCCGTGACGACGATCAACGGGAACGGCTCGGTCCTCCACGAACGGGTCATCCACGTCCTGCCCCCGACGTCGAACTTCACCCTCAGCGGGGTCGAGGTCCGGAACGGCGATGCCACGACCAACGGCGGCTCCTCGCAAGCCGGGGGCGGAATTCTAATTGACGGCAACATCGCAGCCACCTTGACCGATGTCGGCCTGAACGATAACAACGCGACAGCCGGGGGAGCCCTCCTGTCGGGCGGCCCCGTCACGGTGACCGACTCGTTCGTCCTGTCCAACACGACCGTGCAATCCCCTGCCGGGATCGCCGCCGCCCAAACCCTCAGCCTCGTCAACACCATCGTCGAAGGAAACGTGGGTGGCGGTCCCTTGGGAGGCGGCGTGGTCGGCGGCGGCGACGTCACCATCGAAGGCGGTTCGGTCAGCCATAACCGGCTGACGTCCGGCACCGGCGGAGGGGTCTTGAGGATCGGGGGAGGCGGCAATCTCCACCTGAGGGGTGTCGCCATCGAGGACAATCAAGCGGGCGGCGGGGCCGGCGTCACCTTTCAAGGAACGGCGACGATCGAGGACTGCGACATACGCGGCAACAGCGCCACGGGCACCTTGCAGGACGGGGGCGGCATCTTGGCTGCGTCGGGCAGCAGTCTGACCATGACGGTGGGGAGTGTCTCGGACAACTCCAGCACCCGGAACGGGGGCGCCATCTTCATGAACGGCCCCCTGAGTCTCACCGACGTCGTGTTGGACGGCAACACCGCCGCCAGTGGCGGTGGCGGTATCGCAAACGCCTCCACCGACGCGAACACGCTCACACACGTGACCCTTTCCAACAACGCGGCGGCCGTCGGCGGAGGAGGCGTCGCCGTTGCCGGGCCCTTGACCCTGACGGAAAGCACCGTGGCCGGGAACTCCTCCGCCAACTTCGGAGGCGGCATTTATGTCCTGGGCGTGGTGGCGGTCGAAATGACGCGCTCCACGATCCGCGACAATCAATCCGGGTCCCAGGGCGGCGGGGCCTTCTTGGCCGTCGACACCCTGGCGATCACCGACAGCACGATCTCCGGCAACAAGGCTTATTCGGGCATGGGCGGCGGCCTCCTCTTCTCCGGAACCAGCGCCACCCTGACCAACGTCACGGTCAGCGACAATCTCGCGGCCACGAACGGCGGCGGCGCCGGCGTTAACGGAGCGGTGGACGTCGTCAACTCCACCTTCTTCGGCAACGAGGCCGCCGTGAGCGGCGGCAACATCTTCAACGGCGGCGGTATCTCGACCCTTAAGAACACGATCCTGGCCTCGGCCGGCTCCGGCGGCAACTGCGGCGGGGCCATCACCTCCGGAGGGAATAACATCGACGACGCCAACACCTGCGCCTTCTCCGTCACCGGCGACCAACACGACACCGACCCGATGTTAGGCCCCCTGGCCGACAACGGCGGATTGACCTTCACGCACGCCCTCCTTGCGGGAAGCCCCGCGATCGACCGCGGGACCGATTCGGGCGCCCCCGACCACGACCAGCGCGGTTTCGCCCGGCCCGTGGACGGGGACGACGATGGGACGGCCGCGACCGACGTCGGCGCGGTGGAGTTCGACCATTGCGGCGACGGGGCCGTGGGACAAGGCGAGGAATGCGACGACGGGAACTCCGACAACGATGACACCTGCACCAACGCCTGCGCGAACGCCGTTTGCGGGGACGGCTTCGTGCAATCCGGCAATTCCGAGGCTTGCGACGATGGGAACACCGCCGCCGACGATGGCTGTTCGGACGCCTGCGCCGTGGAGAGCGGATTCACTTGCACCGGAGAGCCGAGCGTCTGCACCGCCTCGGGAGGCACGACCGGGGGCGGCGGTGGAGGTGGCGGCGGAGGCGGAGGCTGCAGCCTGATCCTTCCCTAA
- a CDS encoding malic enzyme-like NAD(P)-binding protein, whose translation MSYKQKVIKTLRVKNQQQIGVLDKVIHAIASQGGDIGDIRTLALSTFHTLRDISVICNDEEQLQKIVIAVRAVKETQLEEVIDDVMELHRGGKIAVTPRHPVTSVEDLRKVYTPGVAAICKMIHADPGTAHEFTGIGMTVAICTNGSRVLGLGNIGPVASLPVMEGKAALFAQFSGMNMVPVLINTLEPKKFIETVCAIASSYSAIQLEDIQTPDCFEIEEELTKRLDVPVMHDDQHGTAVVSLAAALNACRIVGKDLKKSTTGQIGLGAAGSAIARLIMTYTGKPVIGEDPNPLAAERFQKMGGEIVSSVDEIMKKADVVISTTGQAGLIKPAMVRKGQIILALSNPYPEISIADAVKAGAGFASDGSRVNNLLGYPGILKGAVLARARKMTTAMYIAAAEAIVRHTPEKELVPDPLDPALHDRVAKSVA comes from the coding sequence GTGTCCTACAAACAAAAGGTCATCAAAACCCTCCGGGTCAAAAACCAACAGCAGATCGGCGTTCTGGACAAGGTGATCCACGCCATCGCCTCCCAGGGCGGCGACATCGGCGACATCCGGACGCTGGCCTTGAGCACCTTCCACACGCTCCGCGACATCAGCGTCATTTGCAACGACGAGGAGCAGCTCCAGAAGATCGTTATTGCGGTCCGGGCGGTGAAGGAGACGCAACTGGAGGAGGTCATCGACGACGTGATGGAGCTTCACCGGGGCGGCAAGATCGCGGTCACGCCTCGCCACCCGGTGACGTCGGTCGAGGATCTTCGCAAGGTCTACACGCCGGGCGTGGCGGCGATCTGCAAGATGATCCATGCCGACCCCGGGACCGCGCACGAGTTCACCGGCATCGGGATGACCGTGGCCATCTGCACCAACGGCAGCCGGGTGTTGGGCCTCGGCAACATCGGGCCCGTGGCGTCGCTCCCGGTCATGGAGGGCAAGGCGGCGCTCTTCGCGCAGTTCTCGGGCATGAACATGGTGCCCGTGCTGATCAACACCCTCGAACCCAAGAAATTCATCGAGACGGTGTGTGCGATCGCGTCTTCCTACAGCGCCATTCAGTTGGAGGACATCCAGACGCCCGACTGTTTCGAGATCGAGGAGGAGCTGACGAAAAGGCTCGACGTCCCCGTGATGCACGACGACCAGCACGGCACGGCGGTGGTCTCGCTCGCCGCGGCCTTGAACGCCTGCCGCATCGTCGGGAAGGACCTGAAGAAATCGACCACCGGCCAGATCGGCCTGGGAGCGGCGGGCTCGGCGATCGCGCGGCTCATCATGACCTACACGGGAAAGCCGGTCATCGGCGAGGACCCGAATCCCCTGGCGGCCGAACGCTTTCAAAAAATGGGCGGCGAGATCGTTTCGTCGGTCGATGAGATCATGAAGAAGGCGGACGTCGTCATCTCCACCACGGGCCAGGCGGGGCTCATCAAGCCGGCGATGGTCCGGAAGGGCCAGATCATCCTCGCTCTCTCGAATCCGTATCCCGAGATCTCCATCGCCGATGCGGTCAAGGCCGGCGCCGGCTTCGCGAGCGACGGCAGCCGCGTGAACAACCTGCTCGGCTATCCCGGCATTCTCAAGGGCGCCGTCCTGGCGCGTGCGAGGAAGATGACGACCGCCATGTACATCGCGGCGGCCGAGGCGATCGTCCGCCACACGCCCGAAAAGGAACTCGTTCCCGATCCCCTCGATCCCGCCCTGCACGACCGGGTCGCGAAGTCGGTTGC